ATAGGTGAAAGCTAAGCAGTATCAAGCATATCATATAGCATTTATGTAAGAATAATTGAGAGCAAAATAGTTTATAGTTGATAGTTTGCAGTTATTAGTTTTATATTTTTTTACGATATACGTTATGCTGGTATACTGGTATACTGAAATAAATGACGCAATACGCACGACGCATGACAAATTGTTATTGCCAGAAGCGAAGCGATGAAGCAATCCCATCCTATTACTCCCGGAACGGTTTTACTGAAAACCGAAAACTTTCCACCAAAAACCAAAAATTATTTACAAAAACCTACTTTTTTTGTCTAACATAAAAAAATTAGGGAATAATTAAGAATATAGGAGAAAAAAATCAGCCCTTAAATTTATAGATGTCTTATTTAAACTAATTGTTTATCACTATGTTTATGCTCAAAGATCAAAAGAAAACGGGAGAAAATATGGAACCTATAAAAAGATACAAAATGAAAAATAAAAAAGGTTTTACCTTGATTGAATTAATGGTTGTGGTAGCAATAATTGGAATTTTAGCCTTAATCGGGCTTAGAATCTACGCTGGTCAACAGAACAAATCTAAAGACGCCTTATTAAAAGGAAATGTTTCCACGATCCACTCACTTATTCAATCCGAATTGGCTGACAATACAGTAAGCAACGTGGAGGTTTGGGGAATGGTAGATAATATTATTAATAAATCCGGTATCCATCTTCCTGCTGGCAGTCCCCAGACCACAAATATTCCAGGAATGGGTGCTACAGAACCTGATATAACAGGAAATGGCGGCTGGGTCTTTGTCTTTGTAGATGATGTTTCTAATCCTGCTGTATTTTATATCAATGGTGTCAATGCGGAGGAGTCTGGCTGGGTTTTTGAAAATCATCTGGAGGCAAAAAAATAATAAAAACTCTGTCTAAAATATTTTTTATAGGGAATAATTATAAAAGAAGTAGTTAACACATAACAAGATAGGAAAAATATTTAAGATAGTTAGAGATACGGTAAAAGATAACTGAAATTTCTTAAGAAAGGAAGGGATAGCATCGCAAAAGATAAAACATATAAAGTGAATGATCTTCACTTTATTCATTGTAAAAAAGCTAACAGTTGATACGAGAAAAAATAATCTTTACAGATTATACTGAATGCAAAATTTAAATTAAACTTGAACCGAAAGCTAAAAACCGAAAACTTTTCAACTAACAACTTAAAATGCAACTTAAATTTTTTACTAAATACTAACGACTAAATACTATATTTAAAATTGGAGGAATTTTTAAAATGTTCATGTACTTACAAAAAAACAAAAAAGGTTTTACCTTAATCGAATTGATGGTCGTCGTGGCCATTATCGGTATCCTGGCACTGTTAGGATTGAGACTGTATTCCGGACAGCAGGCTAAAGCTAAGGAAGCTATAGTAAAAGCCAATGCTGGTACCATTCAAACCTTGATTCAAGCCGAGTTAGCAGATACAGCCACTGTAACTGTTGCTGATATATTCGCAAAGTCTGGAATATTCAATCCTTTTACTAATACTAAACAGGCGGATAGCGCAACTGGAAAAGGGAATGTGGTAGTAAGCCTTGGAACTGCTATAACAGGTAGTGATGTAGCTGAATCCGGTGTTTACTTTATTAATGGATATAAGGAAGATGGAGCTAATTTTGTTTATGATCTTAGTTTAACTGCCAGAAGATAATTAGCTTGATTATTGAAGTATGAAAAATGGACTCTATTTTTGAAAGAGAGTCCATTTTTTATACTTGTCTTTCTCTTTTATTAATACCTTATCTTTGCATTAATTATTAATTTTAGATAAAAAGATTTGCAGTATATATTTCAAAAAAATAAATTGTAGATTATGCTTAATATTGATTTTAGAAAAACTGAATTATTCTTATTAAAACTTTTTATTTTGGTTTCACCAACAGTAGTGTACAAGTATGTTTTTTATTTTAGAGCCAGTCAATTCTTCTGGGTAAAATTTTTCACCATCGTCTTGTTAACGGTTTATCTGGTTTCTTTAATTAAGCCTGGTCAAATTTTACCGGTTAGAATTACTAAAATATACTTACCCATTATTTTATTTATATTGGCTATGCTGATTTCCAATTGGATAAACTCCACGGAAATACCCATTGATCTGGAGCAGGTAGTCATTTATGCAAACTATTTCATTTTATTCTTTCTTATGATTAATTTTGTTGATAACGAAGAGCAATTTAATCAATTTATTCTTCTATTATTTTTAACAAGCACTTTTATTGCTTTGTATATTATGCTCCATTATTACGGAATCATTGCCTATCTTCATGATTTTGGACCCATTATTTCTCCCATTGGACAGAAGAATTGGACTTCAAATTATATAAGCCTAATATTTTTTATTCTTTTTGTATTTTTTTTATTGGAGAATAACAGGAATATAAAAATAATCTATTTTATTTCTTTATTATTTCAATATACTGCTCTGATGATTTGCCAGAGTAGGGGGATATGGATCAGTATTATTGTAAGCTTAATCATTGGATTCTATTTCATTTATAAATATAGCATGGCTAGTCTATTTAAAAATAATAAAAAATGGCTAATTACATTGCTTTCATTTTTTATTCTAATAGCTGCTATCTACTCAACAGACAACGTATTCAATAAAAGTCCCCTTACTGTTACCGAAAGAGCCCTGTCTACATTTGATAAGGACGATCCATCCATTAATCGTCGTTTGATGATCTATAAAATTACTTTAGCTATGATTAATGATAAATACCTATTGGGGGGAGGAATTGGTTCTTTTAAGTATAATTTTTTAGATTACCAGGCAGATTATATTGAAAGAAATCCATCTTATATCAAAAATGCTAAAAAAGTAGCAGAAGCACATAATGAATACCTGCAAATGTTTAGTGAAACTGGATTGTTAGGATTATTATCTTTCTTATCGATCCTAATAGTTTTTTTCTTAAATGCTTATCATTTTTTTATTACTGAGAATAAAGAAAAGAATAAAATAATCTTATTAGGATTAATTTTGGGAATCATTTGTTTTCTTATACATAGTATGTTTACCTTTCCCTTGCATGTTCCTTCTTGTGGCGCTGCTTTTTTTATTCTATTTGCTTTGGCA
This is a stretch of genomic DNA from Atribacterota bacterium. It encodes these proteins:
- a CDS encoding type II secretion system protein, coding for MKNKKGFTLIELMVVVAIIGILALIGLRIYAGQQNKSKDALLKGNVSTIHSLIQSELADNTVSNVEVWGMVDNIINKSGIHLPAGSPQTTNIPGMGATEPDITGNGGWVFVFVDDVSNPAVFYINGVNAEESGWVFENHLEAKK
- a CDS encoding type II secretion system protein, yielding MFMYLQKNKKGFTLIELMVVVAIIGILALLGLRLYSGQQAKAKEAIVKANAGTIQTLIQAELADTATVTVADIFAKSGIFNPFTNTKQADSATGKGNVVVSLGTAITGSDVAESGVYFINGYKEDGANFVYDLSLTARR
- a CDS encoding O-antigen ligase family protein; amino-acid sequence: MLNIDFRKTELFLLKLFILVSPTVVYKYVFYFRASQFFWVKFFTIVLLTVYLVSLIKPGQILPVRITKIYLPIILFILAMLISNWINSTEIPIDLEQVVIYANYFILFFLMINFVDNEEQFNQFILLLFLTSTFIALYIMLHYYGIIAYLHDFGPIISPIGQKNWTSNYISLIFFILFVFFLLENNRNIKIIYFISLLFQYTALMICQSRGIWISIIVSLIIGFYFIYKYSMASLFKNNKKWLITLLSFFILIAAIYSTDNVFNKSPLTVTERALSTFDKDDPSINRRLMIYKITLAMINDKYLLGGGIGSFKYNFLDYQADYIERNPSYIKNAKKVAEAHNEYLQMFSETGLLGLLSFLSILIVFFLNAYHFFITENKEKNKIILLGLILGIICFLIHSMFTFPLHVPSCGAAFFILFALAFVFTKKYQFKTMIINKSSVNNQIILKLLSLLLLVIVISSSLYFINIMVIKPFLAHRYAFCAENRLANNKIDEALIYYKLSLKNNPRYGQMWLNMGALYYNANMNNEAMESLLESKKFYNHQNIYFNLGLVHAKSGNLRAAEEEFQKAIYLEPKSWLAYNSLASLYVYQNEYEKAIEIWKKAIQLGLDFEEKHIFLYYIGLGYQRLDKQEEAYNYFLEALQEAPDDSPIMKDIEQQLLNIYLNTNASA